One genomic window of Grus americana isolate bGruAme1 chromosome 29, bGruAme1.mat, whole genome shotgun sequence includes the following:
- the LOC129197753 gene encoding loricrin-like, whose translation MCSRQDKDQCHRQERYTRQSSGGCHSSSGGGCHSSGGGGGCHSSGGGGGGCHSSGGSGGGCHSSGGGGCHSSGGGGCHGKPQVQCQQQQQQQQQVYQLPSQKQK comes from the coding sequence ATGTGCTCCCGCCAGGACAAGGACCAGTGCCACAGGCAGGAGCGCTACACCCGCCAGAGCAGCGGTGGCTGCCACAGCAGCAGTGGTGGCGGCTGTCACAGCtccggcggcggtggcggctgTCACAGCTCTGGTGGTGGCGGTGGGGGCTGTCACAGCTCTGGTGGCAGCGGTGGTGGCTGTCACAGCTCCGGTGGTGGTGGCTGCCACAGCTCCGGCGGTGGCGGCTGCCATGGGAAGCCACAGGTccagtgccagcagcagcagcagcagcagcagcaggtctaCCAGCTGCCCTCGCAGAAGCAGAAGTGA